The Labilithrix sp. genomic sequence ATGGCAAGGCGCTTTCCGAGCAGGGTTTTGTCGTCATCGCCTACGACGCCAGCTTTCAGGGTGAGTCCGGCGGCAGCCCGCGTTGGATCGAGGATCCGACCCAGCGGGTCGAAGACATCAGCCGCGTCATCGACTATGCGGTGACGCTGCCTTATGTCGACGCCCATCGCATCGGCGCCATCGGCGTCTGCGGCGGCGGTGGGTATGCGGTGAACGCGACGCTGACCGAGAAGCGCATCAAGGCCGTGGTCAGCATCACCGGCGTCAACATCGGCCGGCTGTTCCGTGAGGGCTTCAGCACCTACAACCCGATCGGCGCACTCGACGCGATGGCCGCGCAGCGCACGAAGGAGGCGCGCGGCGGCGAGCTTCAGGTCAACGAGCTCTTGCCCGCCAGCCCGGACGTCGCCAAGGCGAACGGCCTGACGGAACGGGACGTCTTCGAGGCGACGGACTACTACAAGACGCCGCGCGGCCAGAAGGAGGGCGGCGCGACGCGCATGCTCTTCTCCCACGCGCAGAAGACGCTCGCCTGGGACGCCTTCGCCTTCGCCGAAACGCTGTTGACCCAGCCGATCATGGTGGTGATCGGTCAGAAGGTCGGGGCTTTTGGCGCCTACCGCGACGGCCTGGAAATCTACGGCCGCGCCACCGCCTCGAAGGATCGCCAGCTCGTCTCCCTGGAGGATTGGTCGCACTACGACCTCTACGACAAGCCGGAGCCGGTGAAGCTGTCGCTCGAGAAGCTGGTGCCATTCTTCAAGAAGCATCTCTGAGAGAGAACGACGCCGAAGGAATCGACGAGAGCCATGAAGAAGGTATTGATCCTCGGAGCGGGCGGGCAGATCGCGCGCTGGGCGATCCAGATGCTCGCCGAACGCGACGACGTTTCTCTCACCCTGTTTCTGCGACAGGCACGCCGGCTGAAGAGCAAGGTACCGAGCAACGCGCGCGTGCTCGAGGGAGATGTCCTCGACCGCGCGCAGCTCGACACGGCGATGACCGGCCAGGACATCGTCTACGCGAACCTGACCGGCGATGACATCGACGCGCAGGCGAAGAGCATCATCGCGTCGATGAAGAAGGCAAACGTTCAACGACTCGTCTTCGTGACGTCGCTCGGCCTCTACGACGAGGTGCCTGGTAGGTTCGGCGCGTGGAACACGCGGAACATCGGCGCGTACTTGCCGCCGTTCCGCCGCGCGGCGGATGCGATCGAGGAGTCGGGGCTCGACTACACGGTACTGCGCCCCGCATGGCTGAGCGACGACGACGAGATCGACTACGAGACCACGGCGCGGAGCGAGCCCTTCAAGGGCACGGAAGTGTCGCGCAAGAGCGTGGCCGACCTCGTGGTGAAGGTCATCGACGCGCCCGAGCGCTGGGTGCGGGAGAACCTCGGCGTCAACAAGCCCAACACCGACGGCGACAAGCCGTCCTTCATGTAAATCGAGCGAGCACGAACATGTACGCGGTACGAACCTTTCGACTACGGCATGTCGCCTCGTGGACGTGGCGCGAGACGACCGACTGGCTGCCGCTCGTTCCGCGAGCCTGAGCGTGATGCCGATGACCTGGCCCAAGTCGAAGAGGAGACGTCGGATGCTTGCAGCAGCCCTAGCAGCGGTGGTGCTCGGCGCGGTGGCGTTCGTCGTGATGGCCGTGAAAGATCGGACGTACGTCGGGAGCCCCGCGTATGCGCCGAGCGGCGAGCCCAATCGCGCGGTGGCAGTCGTCTACTACTCGCGCTCCGGACACTCGGAAGCGGTGGCGCGAGAGATCGCGCGCACCTTCAACGCGTTCATCGCTCGCATCGAAGCCACCGACTACCCGCTCGATTTCTCGGGCCAGACCAAGGCCGTGTCCGACGCCGAGGCGCGCGCGCTCCCTGCGATCACCGTCGAGCCCATCGACCTCGCGCCGGCGCAGCGTGTCTACCTCGTTTCGCCGACGTGGCTGTTCCGTCCCGCGCCGCCGCTGTGGGCCTTCGTGGAACAGGCCGACCTGGCGGGCAAGGAGGTCGTCCTGGTGATGACGGGAAACAGCCGCTACAAACAGGAGAACATCGACGCCTTCGCAGAGCGCGTCGCGGCGCGCGGCGGGAGGCTCGTGCGGCACGTGTTCCTCCAGCGCGGACGCATCTACTGGCAGATGAGCCGCGATGAGCTGCTGCGCGAGACGCGCGCGCAGATTGACGCCACTCCGTAGAGTATGGACGCGCTCTTCTGTTAACTGCGCCTCCACCCCGTGTTGGTGGTGGAGGAAGAATGGCTCCGGGACCGGGCCGCGTCGGCGAGGTTCCGTGCACCGTCGAGCCGAGAAGCCACGAAAGTGCGGAAGCCCGCGGAGGAACGCGGCGTGCGGAGTCGAACGCGGGCCTCGGCGCGAGGTTCGCCGTGTACGTCGGCGTCGCGCTCGCGCATCGGCGTTCGGAGAGGGACCCGAGAACCGGAGGGCCGCCCCGCATGATCAACAGGTGTCGAGCGGCCTCCGGCTGGATCCCAAGAGGCCCCAGCGAAGCTTCACGGCGCGGCTCCAGCCCCGACCACCCGGTACGCCTGCTGCGGGTGTGCGGGATTGTCGGGGTAGCGGCGCTCGAGCTTGCCCTCGGTGACCAGCAGCCAGAGGTGCTTGCGCGAAAGGTTGGCGGCGTCCTTCAGACCGAGGACCGCTACCAGCTCCCGCGGTGTCCACCAGCGCAGAGCGCAGAGGTCGAGGAGCACCTTTCGGAGCCGAGGCGCGGCAGGCTTCGGGCCGAGCCTCGTGAGCTCGAGCCGGAGGTCGTCGGGCAGCGCAGCGATCAGCGAGGTGACGTCCGGCGCCGACCCCTGCGTACCTGGCTCGAGCCCCTGTGCATCCGGGTCGAACCCCTGCGTATCCGGCCTCGACCCCTGCGTATCCTTGGCCAGGAGCCCCTGCGCACCCGTTTCCAGCCCCTGCGCATCGACCGGGAGCTGCGCCTTCAGCCCGAGCTCGTAGTAGCTGTTCGGCCCCGCCGCGTGCAGGGCGAGCAACTCGCGGTCCCGCAGCCTGCGGAGGAGCGCGCTCGCCCCCAGCGTGTCGAGGCCCGAGATGGCGCGCAGGCGAGCGTTGTCGAGGCGGCCTGCACGGTGGGCTTCGAGCAGCGCGCGGAACTCGACGTCGGTTAGCTCCGCGTCGCCGAGGCGTGCGACGAAGGATTTGTCGTCAGCGGTGAGCGTCGCCGTGTTGCGAAGCGTGACGCGGAACAGGTGGTCGCGCGGGTCGAGCACGGGCGCCGGGAGGAAGAAGCCCTCCATCTCGGCGAACATGCGCGGGATGCCCTCACCCTGGTCGCGCACGATGCCGAGGTCGACGAGCACGCGTACGGTGCGCGGGTTGCGGCTGACGTGGATGCGGTGGAGCGCGAGCAGTTCCTCGAGGTTCACGTCGGGTAGCAGCCCGCCGGGGCTCACGACCTCGAGGCGATCGTCGAAGAACCAGATCTCCGTCGTGCGCCCCTCGACGTTGTAGTCGCGGTGGGCAGCGGCGTTGACGATCGCCTCCTTCCACGAGAACTCCGGGTACTCGGACACGGTGCGGAAGCGGTGGCCGACGAGGCGCGCGGGCCTTCGCAGGATGCCTTCGATCGCTGAGAAGCACTCCTCGATGACGGTCGGCAGGTTGCCCTCGAAGCGCGGGCGCTCCTCGACGTTGTGCTCGGTGCCGACCTTGCGCTCGGTGCCGACGACGCGGAAGAGGCGAAAGCCGGCGTTCGGGTGATCGAGTCCGTTCTTCGCGAAGAGGAGCTCCGCGGCCTCGCGCAGCACGAGGTCGCGCCCACGGTGGTCCGCGAGCTTGCGCTTGAGCAGGTACTCCTCGTCGGTCAGCGCGATGAGGCCCGCGCCGCGGCGCGCGCGCTCGAGAAGCGCGGGGTCGAGGTCGGCGAGACGCAGGTGTGAAGGGCGACTCTCCCAGCTCTCGACGAGCCCTCGGAACTTGAGCTTCTGGATGTGCGACTCGGAGACCTGCATGGTCTTGTCGCCGATGCGCAGGGGGAACCCGTCACCCTCGACTCGCACGGGCACATCGCAGGTCGGCACGTCGAAGACGATGAGCGAGTGCCCGTCGTGCTGGAGCACGAAGCCCTGCGGCTGCGGCGGATGCAGGCGAACCCTCGGCACGTCGAGCAGCGCCGCGAGGGCGTCGGGCGGGAGCTGGTGGCCCGTGACGCGGTGGTCGTCCTCGATGCCGAGGATGAGCACGCCGCCCTCGGCGTTGGCGAAGCCCGCGACCTGCTCGGCCACTTGGTCGCGCACCTTGCGGCGGTCACGCGGGCGCTTCTTGCCCTCCTCGCCCTCGAACATCGACTTTCGGTCGAAGTGCTGGCCTTCGTCGCGACCGAGGAAGGGCGTAAGGTCGAAGGTGGGGGCGATCGTCACGGCTCACTCCGATCGATGTCGATGAGCGTTGGTCCACCTTCGGCATACTCATCGAGCATGCGCTTCACGAAGCCCTTGATGGCTACTCCGTCGAGAACGTAGGCCCCCGACAGGCGCAGAGCGGGATGGTGCGGGCGATCGAAGCCGGCGCTCAGAATTCGCTTCTCGCCGAGGACAGCCCAACACATCGTGAGCTGTTCTCGATGCTGCAACTCCTGCAGCGCGTCCGCCCGCAGAAGCAACGTGCTCGGGCCGGGCGCGCTTGCCGTAGGATCAAGCGCCACGACCTGCCCCGACGACGTCGCGAACTCCGTACCGCGCCCCGTCGAGTGCAGCCCAAGCTTCGTCATCACCTCCTCGGCAGGCAGCCGAACCGTGTAGCCGTCGTCCACCGAACAGTCGAAGCCGCTGGACTCGTTGAGATACTCGACTGCGACTTGCCGAAGCCGCACCGGGCAGCCTTGCCCCGGCTGCGTCCAACCGTCATCGCCATAGTACGCACTCTGGAAGTAGCGAGATGCGGGAGCCCACCCATGCTCACCGAGAAACATCCCGGTGACGTGAGGAGGGTCCGGCATCCAGCGCCCCATGAAGTCGACCGTCTCGGCCCACTTCAGGAAGGCGTCCGCGTCCGACGTTCGAATCAGGTAGGCGTTCGCGATGTACCAGAGTTCGCCCCGCGCCACGTCAATTGGGCGCTGATCCGGTGGCGCTTCCTCCTTCCAGTTGAAGTAGCCGTGCCCGTTCAGCCAGTGCGACCCATCTGCAGGGTTCACACAAACGAGCAGGTCCTCGACCTTCGGTAGATCGTCGACCTTCGCAACCCAGTCCTTCGGGCTCGCTCCATGACCCCATGCGGCATAGGGAGCAGCCCCCCACCAAGCGGGCGTGTGTCCGTCCCATGAAGTGCCGCCAGGAAGAGCACGCAGCGTGCATGAGGGATCAATGTCGCGCAGGTGGTTCTGCCACGGGCCCTGGTAGCACTGGTCGCCGTCCTCGCGGAACTCTTCCCGATACTGGAAGTGGTCGGAGAGGAACGCCATCATCTCGTGGTAGGCAATCCACTGGTACTTCTTGCCCATGCGTTCGGGCTTGGACGCCGCACGGCCGTCGCTGCGCACGACGAAGCGATCGAAATGTCCGAAGCGTTCGACAGTCCAACCGAGATCGAAGACGCGCTTGAGGATGTAGCGTTGCACTTGGCCGAGATCGAAGCGTGGTGGTCGGCTAGCCGTGTGCTGGTTCTCTTTGGCGTCCCTGATCGCGCTCAAGCGCGCCGCGTGTTCCGCAGAAAGGCTCGCTTCAAGCGCGCGCTCGGCCTCGTCCCTGGCCTTCCCGAGTGAAACGAGCTCGGGCGGGCAATCCTTCTCAAGTTCCGCTTCGAGCGTCTCCTGATTCGATAGGTCGAGCGCAGGTTGACCGTCGGCCCCCTCTCGCTGATCTAACCACGCGCGTACGAACTCCGAAGAAGCCGCCGCATGGGCGCGGTCCGCCACATCGAAGGCCTGCCATGCTGACAGCTCATCGTCGGAGAAGTTGGCGACAAGCGCGGTCAACTTCTCGGCAGGACTCGGAGGCGGCGCCCACGGTGGCTCGTCCAGTCGGAGCGAAAGATACTCGCGAGATCCTGCGGACGAGTTCGTGCCGATGATGTAGCGCGCGAAGTCACCGAAGTCCGTGACCGACGTTCCGATGACATTACGACTCCACTCGAGATCCCTGCTGTCGTGAGAGCCCTTCGACCAATCTGGAAGCAGCGGCTTGACGTCCTCCTCAGACGGGATGGTCGGCCACTCGCTCTTGTACGGAGGACGAATGAGCGCTGCGTCGAACTCGATCGTCGAGCCGAGATGCAGAGCGCGCTCCACGACGCCACGCGCGTAGTCGCGCAAGAGGACGTGCGGCGGCGGGCTCCCGGATGCGAACACGCGGCTATAGACGGACGCGGCGAGCCGACCGACAGCGTCCGCATCCGCGCTTCGCATCGCGACCCCATAGGCGACGGCGTAGACGCGCTCCGTGACGTACGGGTCATCGACATCCGCGAAGCGGTCGACCAACCGGACCATGCCTGCGAGTCGCCCCGTGTAGAGGTTGACGAGCGCCTTCGTCGCCCGGTCGCGTAGGAACCGGTGAGAGGTCGTGAGCATCCACGCGAGGGCGATGCCACAGAGGTCGACCGCCTCGTCGGCAATGCCCACGTCGCTGCCAAGCGCCCACGCCCAGTCCACGAGTCGATCGACCGCGCCGTGACCTCCCCAGGCGCTGTAGAGGTAGGTGCTCCACCATGCGTCTCGATCCGCCATCGCGTCTTCGCGCAACCGCCGGTCAAGGAAGTTCGCGTTGAGCGGGTGACCGGGAACGGTCGCGACGGTGAGCAAGATCTCCAGCGTCTCGTGCAGGTCCTGATCGCTCCCGCAGAGATCGTTGAGCACTTCCTGGGTGGCCTCCGAGAAGGCCGCGTTGTTTCGCCAGATGAGGCTTTGGCGAAACGCCTCGTCGGCTCCCCAACGAGTCGCCAGCTTCGGAGCGAACTTCAGCAACTCGGAATCAGTTCGTTCGGCAACCTGTATGAACAAGGCCTCAAGTAGGCCCGGTGTGACGTGTTCGTCGGCGGTCACGGCTGCGAGCGCGCCATCTTCCGAGAACGCGGAGCTCCAGTCGTGTGGCGCCGGCACGTTGTCGAGGAGAGCCTTCGCTACCAGATGATCGGCAAGGCGCTCATAGGCGACGTACACAACATCTCGCCGCGCCCCTTCGCGAAGAGGTGTATCTTCGGCAAGAACACCCTCAACGATCAGACCTCGAAACAGCGAGCGCTCGAACTCGCGGTTCGGAAGGAGAGCGTCGACGACACGCGACGCCTGCTCCAAGGGCAACCATCGTTCGCCTGCGTTGACCAGCGCTGCAGCGAACGCATCCACGGCCTGACGCACGAGGGGTGTGCGAGCGTTGTAGCCAAGTTGCTCTGCGAGTCGCGTGTTGATCGCGTCGAGGTAGAGGTTGAAGACGGCCGAGATGCCGTGGAAGCCTCGTGGCAAACGCCGATGTCCTTCCGCGTGCAGTCCTCGGCACAGTGTCTTCAGGAACAGCGGGTTCTGGAACTCGGGTGCGAGGAGCGGCGTCGACGGAAGCTCCAAACCGTAGTGGATGAAGAATGTCTTGGTGGCGTCGTACTCGTGCCCATGAAAGCCGTGATGTGTCACGAGCAACGCCCTGTTTCGCACCTCTTCAGGGATGACCGCGTCCTCGTATGAACTGCGCACCGACAGCACGACGCCAAGCCAGGGGGACCTCTCGACCTGAGCCAAGAATGCAGCCAAGTGGCTCGGCCAGATCGCGCGCCCAGTCCCTTCGTTGATCGCGTCGATGACGATGAGCGCTCGATCACCACTTGCCTGCGCTGCTGCCTCCAGCGCTCCAATGAAATCCTCCGCAGCTAGCCCCGCCAGATCGAGGTGCTGCATGACCTGGGACCAGGGCGCGTCGTTGCTGACGAAGCGCTGTCCCATCAGCAAGACCGTTGGTTGGTGAGCCTCGATGCGTCGCCTCACCACGTCACAGAGGAGATGCGTCTTGCCCGTACCTGCACTTCCTCTCAGGACGAACGCGGTGCTTCCAGCCAACTCGTCGGCGCGGCGCAACGACTCGGTCGCTTCGCGCAACGCCCGCTCTAGGCGTCGAACGGAGTAGCCGCGCTCTCGGAATGGGTTCGTCCGATACTGGCCGTGGCCGCTTCCATCCTTGGGCAGTTGCTCGTCATGCTCCCTGGCGCGCTTCTCGAGGTGCGCGGAAAGGGCCTGCAGCGGCGTGCTGGTCGCTTCGATCTTCTCGATGACCGGGGTGAAGGGCAGCGGCCCCGCCGCAACGTGCGAGAGCGCGCCAAATGCGTCCAACACGGTTTGGACGACATTCGAGACGCTCGCTGTCATCGTCGCAGCTTCGGCGTCCACGACTGGGTGCTCCGAGTAGCGAGCCGCCTGTAGGCCCTCTCTCACGGGTATGGCCAACCTCTTGATCCGGTTGAAGAACGTCTGCGTTCTTCCGAAGGCATCAAGGTCTTCTGCAATCGGCAGCTCGACATGGACCTCGGGCGTGTACCGTGGGCCCGCTGCCCTTATGGCCTCGTCGAGCCGCGCGGTGAACCAGGCTCCGTCGAAGCCTCGCTTGTCGAACCAAAAGCGAACCCGTCCAACGTTCTCGGTTCGAGCGAGGCGTTCCAGCATCTCGCTGCTACCCCACCAGACGAACTCGATGGTTCGATTCTTCGCCTGGGCCCACCCGTGCCACTTCGCAACGTGCTCGTCCCAGCGGTCCTTCGCAGACTTCCGCCCATCGATGCGCCCATCAGGCAAATCAAGCGGGACGCAAACGTGGTATCGAACCAAGCGTGGGTGCTTCTCGATCGCGGCCTCGATGGAGTGGTCCATCTGCTGCCACTGCGAATCACCGAGGGTGTCGAAGTATTTCGATTGCCAGCCCCATTCCGTCCCATCAGCAAGGACCGCGTAGCACTCGACGCCCGCATCCGGCGTTCCCTTCCGAACGAACTGCGCCCCAGCAGGAGCCTCAGCACGAGCAAGCTGCGAACAGAGTTCCTCGAAGCCCTTCTCTCGTCCACCGTTGAGCGGTCGAATCGCGGTCCAGTCGAGAGTGATGCCGCTCATGACGCGCCCCTCCCGCAGTTCAAGCGCGGCATCCCACGCTGCTCTTCGAGCTCGCGCCAGCCCGGCACGTGGGCGCTCATGAGCGCCTTGAAGAGGCGCCCGTGCGTCGGCACGCGCAGGTGCAGCAGCTCGTGGGCGATGACGAAGTCCTGGAAGCGCGGGTCCTGGTCGACGAGATCGCTCGCCAGCGTGACGGTGCCTGCCGACGAGCACGAGCCCCACTTCCGCCGCATGTCCTGCACGCGGATTACCCTAGGGTTCACACGCAGCTTCACTGCCCAAGCCAAGGCTCGGCGTCGAAGCTCCTGCGTGGGGTAGAGGGAGGTCTTCATCATCGGCTACTCGGCAAGGAGCGTGGCGACGACCACGTCGACGACGCGCGAGCGCTCGTCCTTCTGGAGCGCGAGCAGGGGACGGTAGAGGCCGGCGCGAAGGCGGCGCTGCTCGTCGGCGTTCACCACCGCGTTGGGGAATCGAGCCAGGAGCGCTTCGGCCTCCTTGGCGAGGTCCATCGGCGAGATGCCCGACTCCTTCAGCGCCGCGTCTTCACGCAGGACCCAGAACACCGAGAACGCGCGCGTCGTGAGGCCACTCTCCTTGGCGGACTTCATCGCCGCTTCCTTTTCGGCGGCGAGCGCTGCGAGGAGGTCCATCGCTGCGAGACCGTCGATCTTGCGGGACTCGAGGTCCTTTAGGATGCGATCGGCGCGGTCCTTCAACGGGTTGAGCACCGGCGCCGCGCTCGGGTCGTCGTCCATCTCCTTCTGGAGCCCGCGCACCAAGTTGAAGACCTTGCCCTCGTCGGAGCCGTCCTCGCCCTTCAGCGACTCGAGCGTCCTCACGTCGAACGTGATGCTCTTCGTGAGGCGGCCGAGCCCCGTCTGCGTCGCGTTCTCCTCGATGAGGCGCCGCGTCTTGTACGCGAGATCCGCAACAAACCCGACCTTGTCCGAGTAGGCGTTGCGCACTGCTGCGTAGAGCTGGGCCAGGCCCTTGAACGTCCTGATGTGGTCGCGCAGCTCTGGCGCCGGGGAGAGGATCTCCCAGAGGTTCTCGATCTCCTTGTACGCCTCGAAGAACACCTTGCGTACGGCCGGGTCGAGGAACTTGCCGTAGACGATCTTCTCGAGCCGCTCGTCTGCGCTGCCGCCTTCGCCGGCATCGAGGTACTCGGTCGCCGCCTTGGTGATCTTCGCCGTGAAGTCGCCCATCAGGACGTCGAGATCCTCGATCACCCCGCTGACGTCGGAAGAGTCGAAGCGCAGCGCCTTCTTCAGCTCGCGCAGCACGCCGACGAAATCGATGACGAGGCCGATGCGCTTCTGCACGCCCTCGGCGTCGACGTAGGGCCGGTTCACGCGAGCGATGGCCTGCAGGAGCACGTGGTCCCGCATGGGCTTGTCCAGGTACATGCAGTACAAGAGCGGCGCGTCGTACCCGGTCAGCAGCTTGTCCGTAACGATGAGGATCTTCGGGTCCTTGTCGGCCTTCTTGAAGAGGAGCCGCACGTCCTCCTCGCGCTCCTCGCTGAGCTGGAGCTTGGCGACGAGCGGCCGGTCGATCGCGTCGGAGGCGTTCTCCGTGTAGACCGCCTCCGTCCACTCGGGCGGCAGGATTTTGTCGAAGGCGCGCTTGTACTTCGCGCACGCCTCCCGGCTCACAGCGACGACGAACGCCTTGTAATGAAGCGGGAGGACGTTCTCCTTGAAGTGCTCCGCGATGAAGGCCGCGACCTTCTCGATGCGGTCGTCGGCGGCGAGGAACGTGCGCAGGCCCACCGCGCGGTCGAGGACCTTGTTCAGCTCCTCGATGTCGGTGATGCCCTCGGCGGCGGCGAGGTCGAAGAACTCCTTGTCGAGAAGGTCGACGGGCGCGGCCATCTCGCTCGGCGCCATCACGTGCTTGATGGGCAGCGTCGTCTCGTCGGCGATCGACTCGGCGATGGAGTACTTGTCGAGGTAGCCGACCTCGTCCTGCGTGCCGAAAATCTTGAACGTGCCTTCGCCCTGCGCGTTGCGCGCGATGGGCGTGCCTGTGAAGCCGATGATCGTCGCGTTCGGGACGGCGGCCATGAGGTACGTACCGAGGTCCTTGGCGACCGAGCGGTGCGCCTCGTCGATGAAGACGTAGACGTTGTCACGCAGGCAACTGTCCTTACGGATCTCCTCGAACTTGTGGATCATCGCGACGATCAGGCCGCGAAAGTCGGAGTCGAGCAGGCGCTGCAGCTCGGCCTTGGTGTTCGCGCGCTTGGTCGCGATGTCCTGCCTCTGCATCTCGCCGAGCAGGCGCTCTACCCAGCCCTTGAGCTGGCCCTCGAGCTCGGTGCGGTCGACGACGAGGAGCACCGTCGCGTTCTTGAAGCGCTCCTTGTCCTCGAGGATGAGCCGCGCCGAGGTGAGCAGGGTGAAGGTCTTGCCCGAGCCCTGCGTGTGCCAGACGAGCGCGCGCGTCTTCGTCGGGTCGGCGCAGCGGTCGACGATGGCGTTGATCGCGCGCTGCTGATGCTGGCGTAGCACCGACTTTCGTGTCTCGCTGTCCTGAACGTAGAAGAGAATCCAGTGCTGCAACGTGCGCAGGAAGTCGGTGCGCTCGAAGAAGGCCTGGACCGCGAAGCGGTAGCTCTCCTCGCGCGTCTGCTTCCAGCGCGCCATGTCGCGCCGGTTCGCGTTCCAAGTGACGCCGTACCAATAGTCGAGCAGGTGCGTGACGTTGAAGAGCTGCGGGCACCCGATCAGCTCGGGCGTCTCGAGCTCGTAGCGACGGAGCTGCTTCACCGCGCGCTCGATGGCGTCGCCGTCCTTCGGGTTCTTGTGCTCGACGATGCAGACGGGCACGCCGTTGACGACGAACATCACGTCCGCGCGGTTACCCTTCGGGCGCCCGGCGGGCTTGAGCGTCCACTCCCATGTGACATGGAACGAGTTCGCGCTGGTGTTCTCGAAATCGACGAGCTTCACCGCGCGGTGGCGCTTCTCCTCCTCGTCGTACCACTGCCGCTCGCCGCGCAGCCACCCGAGCATGTCGCGGTTGCCCTCGATGGTCGGCGGGATCGCGTCGAGCGTCTCGATGACGGAGCGGATCGCGTCGGAGGACATCCACGGGTTGAACGCCGCGAGCTTCGTGGCCAGCTCGTTGCGGAAGAGCATCCCGGCGTCGCCGCCGCGCTTCTCCTTCGCGACCTCGGGCGTGAGCGGTGTCCAGCCGATCTCGACAGCGTGCTTCACCATCGGGAACTGCACGGTGCCGGCCTCGCTGATCTTGAGCGTGCTCACGAGCTAACCCTTGGCGAGAGACTCGCAAGCGCGAGCCGCGAAACCGGAACCTCGCCAGAAGTCAGTTGTTGAAGCAGGACCGAAGATAGCTTCGTCAGCACATCTGCCTTCTTCCTGAGGAGAGTAAGCTCCTGGTCGACGTCGCGGAGCACGTGCGCGATCTGAACTTGCTCCTCGATGGTCGGAGGAATCTGAATCGTCTTCTCCTTGAGAATCGTGAAGTGCCTGTTGTAGCCACGACTTGGCAGGTCGATCGCCCTGCACGCGTAGTAGAAATACAGAGGATCGATGCCCGCCTTGGGCCGAAGAAGCTGCGTGCCGTCGGCACCTCGGACAAACGGGAAATCAACGAACTTGAAAACGCGAGTGTGATCTCCGAACACGATCACCGGCAGCGGCGCCGAGATGACTCCTTCGGGGTTGTCCGTCCAGCCAGCAATGAGATCTTGCCCTTGATCGACGATCGGATACGCCCCTTCGGCGCGATAGTCCTTCGTCTGAAGCTTGACCCCTGTAGGCAGCGAAACGCGTTCGAGGCATTGCT encodes the following:
- a CDS encoding alpha/beta hydrolase; protein product: MKSVKIQNPDMAWPIAASIQFPPSFDEAKTYPTIVSVHPFGSCKEQTSGNVYGKALSEQGFVVIAYDASFQGESGGSPRWIEDPTQRVEDISRVIDYAVTLPYVDAHRIGAIGVCGGGGYAVNATLTEKRIKAVVSITGVNIGRLFREGFSTYNPIGALDAMAAQRTKEARGGELQVNELLPASPDVAKANGLTERDVFEATDYYKTPRGQKEGGATRMLFSHAQKTLAWDAFAFAETLLTQPIMVVIGQKVGAFGAYRDGLEIYGRATASKDRQLVSLEDWSHYDLYDKPEPVKLSLEKLVPFFKKHL
- a CDS encoding SDR family oxidoreductase translates to MKKVLILGAGGQIARWAIQMLAERDDVSLTLFLRQARRLKSKVPSNARVLEGDVLDRAQLDTAMTGQDIVYANLTGDDIDAQAKSIIASMKKANVQRLVFVTSLGLYDEVPGRFGAWNTRNIGAYLPPFRRAADAIEESGLDYTVLRPAWLSDDDEIDYETTARSEPFKGTEVSRKSVADLVVKVIDAPERWVRENLGVNKPNTDGDKPSFM
- a CDS encoding putative DNA binding domain-containing protein, whose product is MTIAPTFDLTPFLGRDEGQHFDRKSMFEGEEGKKRPRDRRKVRDQVAEQVAGFANAEGGVLILGIEDDHRVTGHQLPPDALAALLDVPRVRLHPPQPQGFVLQHDGHSLIVFDVPTCDVPVRVEGDGFPLRIGDKTMQVSESHIQKLKFRGLVESWESRPSHLRLADLDPALLERARRGAGLIALTDEEYLLKRKLADHRGRDLVLREAAELLFAKNGLDHPNAGFRLFRVVGTERKVGTEHNVEERPRFEGNLPTVIEECFSAIEGILRRPARLVGHRFRTVSEYPEFSWKEAIVNAAAHRDYNVEGRTTEIWFFDDRLEVVSPGGLLPDVNLEELLALHRIHVSRNPRTVRVLVDLGIVRDQGEGIPRMFAEMEGFFLPAPVLDPRDHLFRVTLRNTATLTADDKSFVARLGDAELTDVEFRALLEAHRAGRLDNARLRAISGLDTLGASALLRRLRDRELLALHAAGPNSYYELGLKAQLPVDAQGLETGAQGLLAKDTQGSRPDTQGFDPDAQGLEPGTQGSAPDVTSLIAALPDDLRLELTRLGPKPAAPRLRKVLLDLCALRWWTPRELVAVLGLKDAANLSRKHLWLLVTEGKLERRYPDNPAHPQQAYRVVGAGAAP
- a CDS encoding M48 family metallopeptidase, whose protein sequence is MKTSLYPTQELRRRALAWAVKLRVNPRVIRVQDMRRKWGSCSSAGTVTLASDLVDQDPRFQDFVIAHELLHLRVPTHGRLFKALMSAHVPGWRELEEQRGMPRLNCGRGAS
- a CDS encoding HsdR family type I site-specific deoxyribonuclease, translating into MSTLKISEAGTVQFPMVKHAVEIGWTPLTPEVAKEKRGGDAGMLFRNELATKLAAFNPWMSSDAIRSVIETLDAIPPTIEGNRDMLGWLRGERQWYDEEEKRHRAVKLVDFENTSANSFHVTWEWTLKPAGRPKGNRADVMFVVNGVPVCIVEHKNPKDGDAIERAVKQLRRYELETPELIGCPQLFNVTHLLDYWYGVTWNANRRDMARWKQTREESYRFAVQAFFERTDFLRTLQHWILFYVQDSETRKSVLRQHQQRAINAIVDRCADPTKTRALVWHTQGSGKTFTLLTSARLILEDKERFKNATVLLVVDRTELEGQLKGWVERLLGEMQRQDIATKRANTKAELQRLLDSDFRGLIVAMIHKFEEIRKDSCLRDNVYVFIDEAHRSVAKDLGTYLMAAVPNATIIGFTGTPIARNAQGEGTFKIFGTQDEVGYLDKYSIAESIADETTLPIKHVMAPSEMAAPVDLLDKEFFDLAAAEGITDIEELNKVLDRAVGLRTFLAADDRIEKVAAFIAEHFKENVLPLHYKAFVVAVSREACAKYKRAFDKILPPEWTEAVYTENASDAIDRPLVAKLQLSEEREEDVRLLFKKADKDPKILIVTDKLLTGYDAPLLYCMYLDKPMRDHVLLQAIARVNRPYVDAEGVQKRIGLVIDFVGVLRELKKALRFDSSDVSGVIEDLDVLMGDFTAKITKAATEYLDAGEGGSADERLEKIVYGKFLDPAVRKVFFEAYKEIENLWEILSPAPELRDHIRTFKGLAQLYAAVRNAYSDKVGFVADLAYKTRRLIEENATQTGLGRLTKSITFDVRTLESLKGEDGSDEGKVFNLVRGLQKEMDDDPSAAPVLNPLKDRADRILKDLESRKIDGLAAMDLLAALAAEKEAAMKSAKESGLTTRAFSVFWVLREDAALKESGISPMDLAKEAEALLARFPNAVVNADEQRRLRAGLYRPLLALQKDERSRVVDVVVATLLAE
- a CDS encoding restriction endonuclease subunit S, whose protein sequence is MTASSWNSPTVEQCLERVSLPTGVKLQTKDYRAEGAYPIVDQGQDLIAGWTDNPEGVISAPLPVIVFGDHTRVFKFVDFPFVRGADGTQLLRPKAGIDPLYFYYACRAIDLPSRGYNRHFTILKEKTIQIPPTIEEQVQIAHVLRDVDQELTLLRKKADVLTKLSSVLLQQLTSGEVPVSRLALASLSPRVSS